The DNA sequence GTCGGCCACGCCCCGCCCCGGGCGCGGGGCGAGCTGCTGCGGATGCTGCTGGACCGCGGCGAGCGCGAGGCGCACCACCGGCACCGGCTGCGGCTGCTCGCCGCCGCCTGCCTGGAGCACGCGACGGAGATCGCCCCGGACGTACGGGACCGCGTCGAGCGGGCCGCCGCCGAGCTGGTGCCGCCGCGCGACACGGAGGCGGCGAAGGCGCTCGCGGAGGCCGGGCAGGTCGTCCTCGACCTGCTGCCGGGGCCGGACGGGCTGAGCGACGAGGTCGCGCACGCGGTCGTCGTCACCGCGACGGCCGTCGCCGACGACCGGGCGATCCCGCTGCTGGCCCGCTACGCCCGGCACCCGTTCCGCCAGGTGCGCGCCCAACTCGCCTGGTCCTGGGACAACTTCGACACCCGGCACTACGTCGACGCCGTCATCGGCGAACTCTCCCACGACGACGGGCTCGCCTTCGTCGCCAAGAGCGTCGCGCACCTGCGGGAGCTGGCCCGGCTGGGCGGGCGGCCCGAGGTGTGGTGCCGGGGGGTGTGGCGGCCCGAGGAACTGCGGGAGGCGGTGACGCCCGTCCTGCGGGACCTGTCCCTGCGGGAAGGGCCGGAGGACACCGACCTCCGCTTCCTCCGCGACGCCCCGCCGCTGCGGTCCCTGCGGATCGCCGACACCCGGCGCGTCACCCACCTGGGGGCCGTCCCCAGCGGCGCCCTCGAACGCCTCCGGCTCTCGCTGCGGGAACGCCCCGACGGGCTGGAGCGGCTGCCCGGCATGGCCCGGCTGCGCTCCCTCCACCTCGACTGGCTCCAGCCGGAGGGCGAGCCGCCGGCCCTGCGGCTGCCGGACGGCCTGGAGGAACTGGTCCTCGGCCGCTGGGCCTCCGCCTGGGAACCGGAGGCCGTCCGCCTGGAGGGCCACCCCCGCCTGCGCCGGCTCTCCTTCGAGTACGCCCTCTTCCCGGCGGACGCCCGCGCCGCGCTCGCCACACTGCGCGGCCTGCACACCCTGAGCATCATGGGCGAGGACCCGCGCTTCCTGGAGCGTGCCGAACCCCTGCCCCGCGTCCGCCACCTCTCCCTCGGCCTCGACTCCCTCACCGGCCTCTCCCACCTGCCGTCCGCCTACCCCTGCCTCAAGGTGCTCACCCTGCACACACCCGAGGGCACGGGCGAGCTGATGGACCTGTCGTTCCTGCGGGAGCTGCGGGGGGTGGAGGTGTACATCAAGCACTCGGGGCCGGTGATGAACGCGCACTTGCTGACGGGGTATCAGGAGACGGTGCGGGGGCGGTTTCTCACGTATCGGGGGGAGTGAGGGCGCGCCCCTCCGGGCGCGTCACCCGGCGGCGCCGGCTTCGGCGAGGCGGCGGTCCAGCTCCGCGTCCAGCCGCGCCTCCTCTTCCGGATCCGGGTCGTAGCCGTTCCAGGCGCGCAGCGCCTCCCGGACCCGGTGCGCCCGGGCGTCGTCCCGCGTGAGGCGGGCGGTGCCGCCGGCCAGGCGCACGAGGTACGCGCGCAGCGACAGGCCCTCCGCCGCGGCGGCCGCCGTGAGGCGGTCCCGGGTCTCGGCCGGGACGGGGATGTGGGCGTCGGGCATGGGCTTTCCCCTTTGGTGGGTGAACCGGCCGCTACGCGCTCTCCGGCCGGTAGCGGCGCAGTTCGCTTGTGTCGAGAGTCCACTCACCAAGGGTGATCTTGTCGCCGAAGGTGTAAGGAGCCGTGCCCTCGTATACGGGGACGCCGTTGCGGACACCGATGTGCCAGTGGTGGACGCACGCGCCTTGGCGCGGGTCCACGATCAGGTAGTGCGGCACGCCCATGGCCGGATAGTCCCGCAGCTTGCCCTCGTAGTCGTTCTCCGGGCTGGTGGGGGAGACGATCTCCACGACGAGCCGGGCGACATGGGGGTCGATGCCCCGCGCGTCCTCCGCGCTGCTGTCGGCCTCGAAGGCCGACTCCGGGACGACGAGTACGTCCGGGCGCCGGAGCTTGCCGAGGGACACGTCCTCGACGTCCCCCAGGTTGACGGCGACGAGGTCTCCGGTGAGCTGGGAGTCGAGCTGGCGGCGGATCCTCAGGGCGTTGAGGTCATGGGCCCGGGACGGGCTCGTCATCATGAGGATCTGTCCGCCGCTGATCTCCGGCTGGGCGAACCCCGGTGGCGGCACGAGTTCATCTCGGTACTCGCGGAGGTGCCGGTAGACCTCGTCAAGGCTCACGATCCCAGTCTATCCGCGCCGCCCCGGCCCCAGCGGCCAAGACGCCGGTACCGGACCGGTGTTCGGCTGCCCAGGCCGGGCTTCGTGCGGGGTCCTCAGCCCGCCGCCACGTCCTCCCACACCCCCCGCAGCTCCTCCGCCACACCCATCGCCGTGATCGGCGCCTCGCCCAGGGAGCGCGCCGCGAGGCCGTGGAGGTACGCGCCCACCGCGGCCGCGTCGTGGCCGGGGAGGCCGGCGGCGAGGAGGGAGCCGGTGAGGCCGCTGAGGACGTCGCCGCTGCCGGCGGTGGCGAGCCAGGGGGTGCCGGTGGGGTTGACCCGGACCGGGCCGCCGTCCGGGGTGGCGACGACGGTGGTCGAGCCCTTGAGGAGCGCCGTCGCGCCGTACCGCTCGGCCAGGGCGCGGACGGAGGCGAGGCGGGCGCCCTCGACCTCCTCGCGCGCCGTGCCGAGCAGTGCCGCGGCCTCGCCGGCGTGCGGGGTGAGGACGGTCGGGGCGCGGCGGGCACGGACCGCGTCG is a window from the Streptomyces mobaraensis genome containing:
- a CDS encoding Uma2 family endonuclease is translated as MSLDEVYRHLREYRDELVPPPGFAQPEISGGQILMMTSPSRAHDLNALRIRRQLDSQLTGDLVAVNLGDVEDVSLGKLRRPDVLVVPESAFEADSSAEDARGIDPHVARLVVEIVSPTSPENDYEGKLRDYPAMGVPHYLIVDPRQGACVHHWHIGVRNGVPVYEGTAPYTFGDKITLGEWTLDTSELRRYRPESA